From Pseudomonas sp. CCI4.2, one genomic window encodes:
- a CDS encoding MATE family efflux transporter, producing MSMLLTDWRDRTTHRRVWALAAPMILSNISVPLVALVDSAVIGHLPHAHQLGAVAVGATLYTFLAWAMGFLRMGTTGFAAQAAGRNDGAALRQILLQGLLLAMILAVILGVFALPFSHLALDMMQPSADLKALTLDFFHTRLFGLPAALASYALVGWFLGTQNARAPLAILLTTNLVNIALNLWFVMGLDWGVVGSARASVLAEWIGALLGLALTHKGLRAFPGHVAWAALKRWKNWRPLLAVNRDIFIRSLALQSVFFLITVQGARLGDATVAANALLLNGLLLTAHALDGLAHAVEALCGHAIGAHDRASLRRSLTVAAGWSLLASLAFAVLFLFAGHLFVEMQTNIPEVRETAFEYLPYLAALPMVAVWSYLLDGLFIGATRAREMRNAMLVSVALIAPFAWFAKDLGNHGLWLTFILFMLLRGATLGLVAWGLNRRDGWFAGSVH from the coding sequence ATGTCCATGTTGCTGACCGATTGGCGCGATCGCACAACCCATCGACGGGTGTGGGCGTTGGCCGCACCGATGATTCTCTCGAACATTTCCGTGCCCTTGGTGGCGTTGGTAGACAGCGCCGTCATCGGTCATTTGCCCCACGCCCACCAACTGGGTGCGGTGGCCGTCGGCGCCACGCTGTACACCTTTCTCGCGTGGGCGATGGGCTTTCTGCGGATGGGCACCACCGGGTTTGCCGCACAGGCTGCCGGGCGCAATGACGGTGCAGCGCTCAGGCAAATCCTGTTGCAAGGGTTGCTTCTGGCGATGATCCTGGCGGTGATATTGGGCGTTTTCGCACTGCCGTTTAGCCATCTGGCCTTGGACATGATGCAGCCCTCAGCCGACCTCAAAGCGCTGACCCTGGACTTTTTCCATACCCGTTTATTTGGCCTGCCCGCCGCGCTGGCGAGTTATGCGTTAGTTGGCTGGTTCCTCGGCACCCAAAATGCCCGAGCGCCACTGGCGATTCTGTTGACCACCAATCTGGTGAATATCGCGCTGAACTTGTGGTTCGTCATGGGCCTGGATTGGGGGGTGGTGGGCTCGGCTCGAGCCTCGGTGTTGGCTGAATGGATCGGCGCCTTGCTGGGTCTGGCGTTGACGCACAAAGGCCTGCGCGCGTTTCCTGGCCATGTGGCGTGGGCCGCCCTCAAGCGCTGGAAGAATTGGCGCCCACTGCTGGCGGTCAATCGCGACATTTTCATTCGCAGCCTGGCGCTGCAATCGGTATTTTTCCTGATCACGGTGCAAGGCGCACGCCTCGGTGATGCGACGGTGGCCGCCAATGCCTTGTTGCTCAACGGCCTGCTGCTGACCGCCCACGCACTGGACGGGCTGGCCCACGCGGTCGAAGCATTGTGTGGTCACGCCATCGGCGCCCACGACCGCGCCTCGTTGCGCCGATCATTGACTGTCGCCGCCGGCTGGTCATTGCTCGCCAGCCTGGCGTTCGCAGTGCTGTTTCTGTTCGCCGGACATTTGTTCGTTGAAATGCAGACCAACATTCCCGAGGTCCGGGAAACGGCCTTCGAATACCTGCCGTACCTGGCCGCGTTGCCGATGGTTGCGGTGTGGAGTTACCTGCTTGATGGTCTGTTTATCGGCGCTACGCGGGCGCGGGAAATGCGCAATGCCATGCTAGTGAGCGTGGCCCTTATTGCACCGTTCGCCTGGTTCGCCAAAGACTTGGGTAATCATGGGCTGTGGCTGACATTCATCCTGTTCATGCTGTTGCGCGGCGCGACCCTCGGCTTGGTTGCCTGGGGCCTGAACCGCCGGGATGGTTGGTTTGCCGGTTCAGTGCATTAA
- a CDS encoding alpha/beta hydrolase, with product MTSNVFKAMLTGLLAAVLAACSPVNLINALTPGSTFTRVSDIAYGDDPRNKLDVYTPAQAPTNAPVVVFFYGGSWNSGSRIDYKFVGEALASRGIVVVIADYRLYPQVRYPTFLEDSARAVAWAYQHAHEYGGDPQNLYVMGHSSGAYNAAMIALDPAFLEKVGLKPSILRGWIGLAGPYDFLPIDNEDVKPVFFFPNSPPDSQPINHVSRDSPPALLIASKDDKVVNPTRNTGGLAARLRADGVPVRELYFSRTGHATLVAAMSRPLRALAPVLDDVVDFIHADLRAQPVATQ from the coding sequence ATGACATCCAATGTATTCAAAGCGATGCTGACCGGGTTGCTAGCCGCCGTGCTGGCGGCCTGTTCACCGGTCAATCTAATAAATGCACTGACGCCTGGAAGCACGTTTACTCGGGTTTCCGACATCGCTTACGGCGACGATCCGCGTAACAAACTGGATGTCTACACCCCGGCGCAGGCTCCGACTAACGCGCCGGTGGTGGTGTTCTTTTACGGCGGAAGCTGGAACAGCGGCTCAAGAATTGATTATAAATTCGTCGGTGAAGCGCTGGCTTCACGGGGAATAGTGGTGGTCATTGCTGACTATCGCTTGTACCCGCAAGTACGCTATCCGACCTTTCTGGAAGATTCCGCTCGAGCGGTAGCTTGGGCATATCAGCACGCGCATGAGTACGGTGGCGACCCGCAAAACCTGTATGTGATGGGCCACAGCTCGGGTGCCTACAACGCGGCGATGATTGCCCTCGACCCAGCGTTCCTTGAAAAAGTCGGGCTCAAGCCGTCGATACTCCGAGGCTGGATCGGACTGGCCGGGCCTTATGATTTCTTGCCCATCGACAACGAAGACGTCAAACCGGTGTTTTTCTTTCCCAACTCGCCGCCTGACTCCCAGCCGATCAATCACGTCAGTCGTGATTCACCGCCTGCATTGTTGATCGCATCGAAAGACGACAAAGTCGTCAATCCGACCCGTAATACCGGTGGCTTGGCTGCGCGGTTACGGGCGGATGGTGTGCCGGTCCGCGAGTTGTACTTCTCTCGAACCGGGCACGCCACGCTGGTCGCCGCCATGTCTCGACCGTTACGCGCATTAGCGCCGGTACTGGATGACGTGGTTGATTTCATTCATGCGGATTTGCGCGCGCAACCCGTCGCCACTCAATGA
- a CDS encoding DUF4123 domain-containing protein: MSNRLEEGWLLLDTPGVPGLAERFKQQFGHSHVWDELLADTELHLIRDQGPLLIQLPLGDPLNNVLAQASAPWPGLRIVCAAPKRQLLEHLRRMLTVRFDRHYKSLLTYYNVQTASYFFDAMDPLELSRWLGPIESLTWYGGPWAAKVEDTQGRKSVINPTLSVTPLTVEPELSVRQENNLRQCLLERHAYVWSRATGSNYRTTLDHIHEGLRHGFYDSTVLDNWLTLRARFPSASVPPTLPGDNPQQRFANLANYWLGGWS, translated from the coding sequence ATGAGTAACCGCCTTGAGGAGGGTTGGCTTTTGCTCGATACACCGGGCGTGCCGGGACTGGCGGAACGTTTCAAGCAGCAATTTGGACACAGCCACGTATGGGACGAGTTGCTCGCGGACACCGAGCTGCACCTGATTCGTGATCAGGGCCCGTTGTTGATACAGCTCCCGCTGGGAGACCCGTTGAACAATGTGCTCGCGCAAGCGTCAGCGCCATGGCCCGGCTTGCGTATTGTGTGCGCGGCGCCCAAGCGGCAATTGCTCGAACATTTACGCCGCATGCTGACCGTGCGTTTCGATCGTCACTACAAAAGCCTGCTGACGTATTACAACGTGCAAACTGCGAGTTATTTTTTCGACGCAATGGACCCGCTGGAGTTGAGTCGCTGGCTGGGGCCCATCGAGTCGCTGACCTGGTACGGCGGCCCGTGGGCCGCCAAAGTAGAAGACACTCAGGGACGAAAATCTGTCATTAACCCCACGCTCTCGGTCACGCCGCTGACCGTCGAGCCGGAACTCAGTGTCAGGCAGGAAAATAATCTGCGGCAGTGCCTGTTGGAGCGTCACGCTTATGTGTGGAGTCGCGCCACCGGCAGTAACTACCGCACGACCCTCGACCATATTCACGAAGGACTGCGCCACGGCTTCTACGACAGCACAGTGCTCGATAACTGGCTGACGCTGCGCGCACGATTTCCGTCAGCCTCGGTTCCTCCGACACTTCCCGGTGACAACCCGCAACAGCGTTTCGCGAACCTTGCCAACTATTGGCTGGGCGGGTGGTCGTAG
- a CDS encoding contractile injection system protein, VgrG/Pvc8 family, translating into MFDPVSEPFFRLDIPNLTHSLTVLSFTGTEAISRPFAFELEVVIESPDLNPKSLMYRSAWLSFAGTQTGFNGQIQRVGLIDHDSSAHHYRLSLGPRLGCLAHRYNQRIFQDLSAPQIIAKVLKEHGIHANAHRFELNGTYHERLYCAQHDESDLQFVQRLCDEEGIHYHFQHSKLRHVLVFADTQGGFRRGPTCFFETRPRRLKPGKAEPTRHQVDQFNVGSLGDEQPGLRSLERAEGESTSPYLGAGLLLSLTEHPRQEWNHLWLLTEVQHRGQQVQMLDQLLAADVSALPYRNRFKATPWEIGFRPVPPEPRPRMLGVQRAQVMGPVVGQEHCDASGRIWVQFDGGRQGQGAHYANCWVPVSSTLVGEGEHRTRLRVGMDVVVDFVDGDPDLPMVTAYLENPDLAPFANGSVTEPISEVAEQPSLELRLELDSFVSAGQKIEITGGITLMFDNGAQLAFSVGNSSLHVENDHLTLRSQQITLDTQEVTAAVADTVDEPLARVLSTRTQHLLELMQDSHPLILLCRQPSGGSFAHCQLHPCACRTGLLVTQGVCDE; encoded by the coding sequence ATGTTCGATCCAGTCAGCGAACCTTTTTTTCGTCTGGATATCCCGAACCTGACTCACTCACTCACTGTGCTTTCGTTTACCGGTACGGAAGCGATCAGCAGGCCTTTTGCCTTTGAGTTGGAAGTGGTCATTGAATCCCCCGATCTGAACCCGAAAAGCCTGATGTACCGCTCGGCGTGGCTGAGCTTCGCCGGAACTCAAACCGGCTTCAACGGACAAATTCAACGTGTGGGCCTTATCGACCACGATTCGAGCGCCCACCATTACCGCTTAAGCCTGGGCCCACGGCTGGGCTGCCTGGCCCACCGCTACAATCAGCGCATTTTTCAAGACCTGTCAGCCCCGCAAATTATTGCCAAGGTACTCAAGGAACACGGTATCCACGCCAACGCGCATCGCTTTGAACTCAACGGCACCTACCATGAGCGCCTTTACTGCGCGCAGCACGATGAGTCGGATTTGCAGTTCGTTCAGCGGTTGTGTGACGAGGAGGGCATTCATTACCACTTTCAGCACTCCAAACTGCGTCACGTGTTGGTGTTTGCCGATACCCAAGGTGGGTTTCGTCGAGGGCCGACGTGTTTTTTTGAAACCCGCCCCCGGCGTCTGAAACCGGGCAAGGCCGAGCCTACCCGGCATCAGGTTGATCAGTTCAACGTCGGCAGCCTCGGCGATGAGCAGCCCGGCCTTCGGTCCCTGGAACGGGCCGAAGGTGAAAGTACCTCGCCTTATTTGGGCGCGGGTTTGTTGCTGTCGTTAACGGAGCACCCGCGTCAGGAATGGAACCATCTCTGGCTGCTGACCGAAGTCCAGCACCGAGGCCAGCAGGTGCAGATGCTCGATCAGCTACTGGCGGCGGATGTTAGCGCATTGCCTTATCGCAATCGATTCAAAGCGACGCCCTGGGAGATCGGTTTTCGTCCTGTTCCGCCGGAACCGAGGCCAAGGATGTTGGGCGTGCAGCGCGCACAGGTGATGGGGCCGGTCGTGGGTCAGGAGCATTGCGACGCGTCGGGGCGTATTTGGGTGCAGTTCGATGGGGGGCGCCAAGGTCAGGGCGCGCACTACGCCAACTGCTGGGTGCCGGTGTCATCGACGTTGGTGGGTGAGGGCGAGCATCGCACTCGGCTTCGGGTCGGAATGGACGTGGTGGTGGATTTCGTCGATGGCGACCCTGATTTGCCCATGGTCACCGCCTACTTGGAAAATCCCGACCTTGCACCGTTCGCCAACGGCTCCGTCACTGAGCCCATCAGTGAGGTGGCCGAACAGCCTTCCCTTGAACTGCGCCTTGAGCTGGACAGCTTTGTCAGCGCTGGGCAAAAGATCGAGATCACCGGCGGCATCACGCTGATGTTCGATAACGGCGCGCAGCTGGCGTTCAGTGTGGGCAACAGCTCACTGCACGTGGAAAACGATCACCTGACCCTTCGCAGCCAGCAGATCACCTTAGACACTCAGGAAGTGACAGCGGCGGTCGCCGATACTGTCGACGAACCCCTTGCGAGGGTGTTGAGCACGCGCACTCAGCATTTGCTGGAGTTGATGCAGGACAGCCATCCATTGATCTTGCTGTGTCGGCAGCCGTCTGGCGGCAGTTTCGCCCATTGCCAATTACACCCGTGCGCCTGTCGGACGGGGCTGCTAGTGACGCAAGGGGTTTGCGATGAGTAA
- the speA gene encoding arginine decarboxylase — translation MSVRRTRKDDGSQWTVADSRSVYGIRHWGAGYFAINEAGRVEVRPKGPSSSPIDLYEQVDALRKSGLSLPLLVRFPDILQDRVRQLTGAFDSNIERLGYQSKYTALYPIKVNQQEAVVENIIATQDVSIGLEAGSKPELMAVLALAPKGGTIVCNGYKDREFIRLALMGQKLGHNVFIVIEKESEVALVIEQAAELKVAPQIGLRVRLSSLASSKWADTGGEKSKFGLSAAQLLSVVERFRKAGLDQGIRLLHFHMGSQIANLADYQHGFKEAIRYYGELRNLGLPVDHIDVGGGLGVDYDGTHSRNASSINYDMDDYAGVVVGMLKEFCDEQALPHPNIFSESGRSLTAHHAMLVVQVTDVESHNDEVPKIADKESLPETVQWLVDLLGPTDIEMVTETYWRATHYMSDIATQYADGKITLAQKALAEQCYFAVCRRLHNSLKARQRSHRQVLDELNDKLADKYICNFSVFQSLPDTWAIGQVLPILPLHRLNEEPMRRAVLQDLTCDSDGKIKQYVDEQSIETSLPVHALNEGEDYLLGIFLVGAYQEILGDMHNLFGDTDSVNIYQRPDGSVYHGGIETHDTIEDMLRYVHLSPEGLMNQYRDKVASAKITPRERTQYLDALRLGLTRSSYLSS, via the coding sequence ATGTCCGTACGACGCACACGCAAAGACGATGGCAGCCAATGGACAGTTGCGGACAGCCGCAGTGTTTATGGGATTCGTCATTGGGGAGCCGGTTATTTTGCAATCAACGAAGCCGGCCGTGTTGAAGTCCGCCCGAAGGGCCCGAGCAGTTCGCCCATTGATTTGTACGAGCAGGTCGACGCGCTGCGTAAAAGTGGCTTGTCCTTGCCGTTGCTGGTGCGCTTCCCTGACATTCTGCAAGACCGCGTTCGTCAACTGACCGGCGCATTCGATTCCAACATCGAGCGCTTGGGATACCAGAGTAAATACACCGCGTTGTACCCGATCAAGGTCAACCAGCAAGAAGCCGTGGTTGAAAATATTATCGCCACTCAGGACGTGTCCATCGGCCTGGAAGCGGGGTCCAAGCCCGAGCTGATGGCCGTGCTGGCCCTGGCGCCTAAAGGTGGGACGATTGTCTGCAACGGTTATAAAGACCGTGAATTCATTCGTCTGGCATTGATGGGGCAAAAGCTGGGTCACAACGTTTTCATCGTGATCGAGAAAGAATCCGAAGTGGCGCTGGTGATCGAACAGGCTGCGGAACTTAAAGTCGCCCCTCAGATCGGTTTGCGTGTGCGGCTGTCTTCCTTGGCGTCCAGCAAATGGGCTGACACCGGCGGTGAGAAATCCAAGTTCGGTTTATCGGCGGCGCAGTTGTTGTCAGTGGTCGAGCGTTTCCGCAAGGCCGGACTGGATCAAGGCATCCGTCTGCTGCACTTCCACATGGGTTCGCAGATCGCTAACCTGGCTGACTATCAACACGGCTTCAAAGAAGCGATTCGTTATTACGGCGAACTGCGCAACCTCGGGTTGCCGGTGGACCATATCGACGTCGGCGGCGGTCTCGGTGTGGATTACGACGGTACTCACTCACGCAACGCCAGCTCGATCAACTACGACATGGACGATTACGCCGGGGTCGTGGTCGGCATGCTCAAGGAATTCTGCGACGAGCAAGCGCTTCCGCATCCGAACATCTTTTCTGAAAGCGGCCGTTCGCTGACCGCACACCACGCGATGTTGGTGGTTCAGGTCACAGACGTCGAAAGCCACAACGACGAAGTGCCGAAGATCGCCGACAAAGAAAGCCTGCCGGAAACCGTGCAATGGCTGGTCGATCTGTTGGGGCCAACCGACATCGAGATGGTCACTGAGACCTATTGGCGTGCCACGCACTACATGAGCGACATCGCTACTCAATACGCTGATGGCAAAATCACTCTGGCGCAAAAGGCCTTGGCCGAGCAGTGCTACTTCGCGGTATGCCGCCGCCTGCATAACTCGTTGAAGGCCCGCCAGCGTTCCCATCGCCAAGTGCTGGACGAACTCAACGACAAGCTCGCTGACAAGTACATCTGTAATTTCTCGGTGTTTCAGAGCCTGCCAGATACCTGGGCGATTGGTCAGGTGCTGCCAATTCTGCCGTTGCACCGTCTCAACGAAGAGCCAATGCGCCGCGCGGTCTTGCAAGATTTGACCTGCGACTCCGATGGCAAGATCAAGCAGTACGTTGACGAGCAGAGCATCGAAACCAGTTTGCCGGTTCATGCACTTAACGAAGGCGAAGACTATTTGTTGGGGATTTTCCTGGTGGGCGCCTATCAGGAAATCCTGGGCGACATGCACAATTTGTTCGGTGATACCGACTCGGTGAATATTTACCAGAGGCCGGACGGCAGTGTTTACCACGGCGGGATCGAGACCCACGACACCATCGAAGACATGCTGCGTTACGTTCACTTGTCGCCTGAAGGGCTGATGAACCAATACCGCGACAAAGTGGCCAGCGCCAAAATAACCCCGCGTGAACGCACCCAATACCTGGATGCGCTGCGTTTGGGGCTGACGCGGTCGTCGTATTTGTCTTCTTGA
- a CDS encoding translation initiation factor Sui1: MAKKAASFAALGGLVFSTDAGRHCPNCRQPVDACVCKQTAIPEGDGIARVRRESKGRGGKTVTTIIGVPLAEDPLKDLATTLKRRCGTGGAIKDGVIEIQGDHVELLLAELVKLGFKAKKSGG; encoded by the coding sequence GTGGCCAAAAAAGCCGCATCCTTCGCCGCCCTTGGCGGTCTGGTATTTTCCACCGACGCAGGACGGCATTGTCCAAACTGTCGTCAGCCCGTGGATGCCTGTGTCTGCAAGCAAACCGCTATTCCCGAAGGGGATGGCATCGCCCGTGTGCGCCGCGAAAGCAAAGGTCGCGGCGGTAAAACGGTGACCACCATCATCGGCGTGCCGTTGGCCGAAGACCCCCTCAAGGATCTGGCGACGACGCTCAAGCGTCGTTGCGGAACGGGCGGTGCGATCAAGGACGGCGTCATCGAGATTCAAGGTGATCACGTCGAGCTGTTGCTGGCAGAACTGGTGAAACTGGGGTTCAAAGCGAAGAAGTCTGGCGGCTAG
- a CDS encoding NUDIX hydrolase, with protein sequence MPVSPQEAAHRAASDAEQIAWVDEQDLPLGSIERAQLREQGLIGRGTYILLFNSAGELCVHRRTLSKAIYPGYWDVAAGGMVLSEETYAESAARELEEELGVSGVPLHAHERFFFDQPGNRLWCAVFSAVWDGPLTLQPEEVLEARFVPVADVLQEALLKPYCPDSLAALKRYLNQLATHG encoded by the coding sequence ATGCCGGTCTCTCCTCAAGAGGCTGCGCACCGTGCCGCCTCTGATGCCGAACAAATCGCCTGGGTTGATGAACAGGATCTGCCATTGGGCTCCATCGAGCGGGCCCAGTTGCGTGAACAAGGTCTGATCGGGCGGGGCACCTATATATTGCTGTTCAATTCTGCCGGTGAGCTGTGCGTGCATCGGCGCACCCTGAGTAAAGCCATTTATCCCGGCTACTGGGATGTGGCAGCCGGGGGGATGGTGCTCTCCGAGGAAACCTACGCCGAGTCGGCGGCCCGGGAGCTGGAAGAAGAATTGGGCGTGAGCGGCGTTCCGTTGCATGCCCACGAGCGTTTTTTCTTCGATCAACCGGGTAATCGCTTGTGGTGCGCGGTGTTCAGCGCGGTGTGGGACGGCCCACTGACCTTGCAGCCTGAGGAAGTGCTCGAAGCGCGCTTTGTCCCGGTCGCGGACGTTTTGCAGGAAGCGTTGCTCAAGCCTTACTGCCCGGACTCCTTGGCGGCATTGAAGCGCTATTTGAATCAGCTCGCGACTCACGGATAA